One genomic segment of Occultella kanbiaonis includes these proteins:
- a CDS encoding SDR family NAD(P)-dependent oxidoreductase, translating to MRITPSSVALISGAASGLGEATARRLLADGAAVVLADLPTSRGAELADELGPRAAFAPTDVRDEAQVRAAVARAVELGELRVAVTCAGVATPGRILGRKGLLPLDAYRSVIEINLIGTFNVLRLAAEAMAGNEEVDGDRGVVVMTASVAAYDGQVGQAAYASSKGGVVALTLTAARDLAGLGIRVVTIAPGVMETPMMAGLPEETRTSLEALVPHPSRLGRPDEYAALAAHIVDNSLLNGEVIRLDGALRMPPR from the coding sequence ATGCGCATCACACCGAGCAGCGTTGCTCTCATCTCCGGCGCGGCGTCCGGCCTGGGCGAGGCGACCGCCCGGCGCCTGCTCGCCGACGGCGCCGCCGTCGTCCTGGCGGACCTGCCGACCTCCCGCGGCGCCGAGCTTGCCGACGAGCTCGGCCCGCGCGCCGCGTTCGCCCCCACGGACGTGCGCGACGAGGCCCAGGTACGCGCCGCCGTCGCCAGGGCCGTTGAGCTCGGCGAGCTGCGCGTCGCGGTGACCTGCGCCGGCGTCGCGACCCCCGGCCGCATCCTCGGCAGGAAGGGTCTGCTCCCGCTGGACGCCTACCGCTCCGTCATCGAGATCAACCTGATCGGCACGTTCAACGTGCTGCGCCTGGCCGCGGAGGCGATGGCCGGCAACGAGGAGGTCGACGGCGATCGCGGCGTCGTCGTGATGACGGCGTCGGTCGCCGCGTACGACGGGCAGGTGGGCCAGGCCGCGTACGCGTCGTCGAAGGGTGGCGTGGTCGCGCTGACCCTCACCGCCGCCCGCGACCTCGCGGGCCTGGGCATCCGGGTGGTGACCATCGCCCCCGGGGTCATGGAGACGCCGATGATGGCGGGCCTGCCGGAGGAGACCCGCACCTCCCTCGAGGCGCTGGTGCCACACCCGTCCCGGCTCGGGCGCCCCGACGAGTACGCCGCGCTCGCCGCGCACATCGTGGACAACTCCCTGCTGAACGGCGAGGTCATCCGCCTCGACGGCGCCCTCCGGATGCCCCCACGCTGA
- a CDS encoding ThiF family adenylyltransferase, with the protein MPLPPLVAPGPPLTRADSERLARHLMLPQVGEDGQRRIMAAKVAVVGAGGLGSPVLQYLAAAGIGTIAIIDDDVVERSNLQRQVLHTVADLGRRKVDSAAERITEIAPQATLIKHAVRLDAYNAEQYLAGYDVVLDGTDNFTTRYAVNDTCARLGIPLVWASIFQFDAQISVFWSRPPAPATPVTLRDLFPQAPPEGSVPSCAEAGVLGVLCGQVGSVMAAEALKLIAGFGEPLLGRVLVVDALNARWSEIPLRPAAPAMRVPPATYGATVTAPPPGAPVTVVPPPPGGYPAPTAGAPPTVGPPPAAAAHATHATPSGPGRITPAELNRRLEARRHRQDDFELVDVRDPVEFAQNSIPGAQLIPLSFALTEAGRTGLDTGTEVILYCKTGPRADRAATAFERAGFKTTVLAGGIDAWEAR; encoded by the coding sequence ATGCCGCTGCCGCCGCTCGTTGCCCCCGGTCCGCCGCTGACCCGCGCCGATTCCGAGCGGCTGGCCAGGCACCTGATGCTGCCCCAGGTCGGCGAGGACGGCCAGCGTCGGATCATGGCCGCGAAGGTGGCCGTGGTGGGCGCCGGCGGACTCGGCTCCCCGGTGCTGCAGTACCTCGCCGCCGCGGGCATTGGCACCATCGCGATCATCGACGACGACGTGGTGGAACGCTCGAACCTGCAGCGCCAGGTCCTGCACACCGTGGCCGACCTCGGCCGCCGCAAGGTGGACTCGGCCGCGGAGAGGATCACCGAGATCGCCCCGCAGGCCACCCTCATCAAGCACGCCGTGCGCCTGGACGCCTACAACGCCGAGCAGTACCTCGCCGGCTACGACGTGGTGCTCGACGGTACCGACAACTTCACCACCCGCTACGCGGTCAATGACACCTGCGCCAGGCTCGGGATCCCACTCGTGTGGGCCTCGATCTTCCAGTTCGACGCCCAGATCTCGGTGTTCTGGTCCCGCCCGCCCGCACCGGCCACCCCGGTGACGCTGCGCGATCTGTTCCCGCAGGCGCCGCCGGAGGGTTCGGTGCCGTCCTGCGCCGAGGCCGGGGTACTCGGCGTGCTCTGCGGGCAGGTCGGCTCGGTGATGGCCGCGGAGGCCCTGAAGCTCATCGCCGGGTTCGGTGAGCCGCTGCTCGGCCGGGTCCTGGTGGTCGACGCACTGAACGCGCGCTGGAGCGAGATCCCGCTGCGCCCCGCCGCCCCAGCCATGCGGGTGCCGCCGGCCACGTACGGTGCAACCGTCACGGCGCCGCCACCCGGTGCGCCCGTCACCGTGGTCCCGCCGCCCCCGGGCGGCTATCCGGCGCCGACCGCCGGCGCCCCGCCCACCGTCGGCCCCCCGCCCGCTGCCGCGGCCCATGCGACGCACGCCACGCCGTCGGGCCCCGGGCGGATCACCCCCGCCGAACTGAACCGTCGCCTCGAGGCGCGTCGTCACCGCCAGGACGACTTCGAGCTCGTCGACGTGCGCGACCCCGTCGAGTTCGCCCAGAACTCGATCCCGGGCGCCCAGTTGATCCCGCTGTCGTTCGCACTGACCGAGGCCGGGCGCACCGGCCTGGACACCGGCACCGAGGTCATTCTGTACTGCAAGACCGGACCGCGGGCCGACCGGGCCGCGACCGCGTTCGAACGGGCCGGGTTCAAGACCACCGTGCTGGCCGGGGGGATCGACGCATGGGAGGCCCGGTGA